From the genome of Nicotiana sylvestris chromosome 1, ASM39365v2, whole genome shotgun sequence:
caaaaattcatttctcgggcttgggacctcagaatttaatttcgggcacacgctcaagttccatatttttctacggacccttcgggaccgtcgaaTCCCAGGTTCgtgtctgtttacccaaaatgttgaccgaagtcaatattatgcgtattaatatcaaaatccatcaaatttttcacataatttacATATTCtaacatataagctttccggctacgcacccggactgTGCAAGAaatatcgaggcaactaaaagcgaggttttcaaggcctcagaagcatggaacaaggaagaattacggtgatgaccctttgggtcgtcacactttGGGTTGATCAATGGCATTCAGGCAGATGAACTTATGTTGAAGGTGCATAAATTTCGTGCTACGCGGAAGAAATATCAACAAATTGACACACTTGTAGCTATCTAAACAAATACTCTCTATCTGTCATTTCTGTTTATggtcttcttcctcttttttccaATTGTAGCCTTATAAATCTGGTTGTTGACATGTCCATAATAGAAATCCAGAGGTTATTTTCTTGATGTTCTTTCTTCCCCTTTTTGTTTGTGCATCTTTTTTCTCTCATTCTTTCCGTTAGTCAACAACCAACCAAGGTTCTCTATACTTCCTCGTACATACTTGACGGAATTAAGTTGTATTGAGggaattatttttcttaaatcaaTCAAGAATATGTCGTCTGATATATTCACTTATTTCGCATAATTCTTCTGGTCATGACTTATCTAATTCAGGACGACTAATCCCTGTGATTTGTGGATGCTTATCTTTCAGCTTTTAACTTTTAAATTATCAGCTGCATAAAACATTTAATAACTAGACTTTATAATTTTCTGAATAAAATTCTTTTCGAAGTAAtttataacaataacaacaacaacaacgacccagtataatcccacaagtggggtctggggagggtaatatgtatgcataccttacccctacccttgAAGGGTAGAGAGGATGTTTCCAGGAGGCCCTCAGCTcaaaaaaaagcaacaggagccgatatattagtaccatacgAAATGCGAAAtaaatggctggtatagtaaaactagcaggtaaagccttGCATCAATAgatgaccaatgacattcttagtctaactcctaactggctagtctcactctattgtgctgtagaaatattcacaactttcccctaacctacaaccttaatgctcgacctccataattccctgtcaagggccatgtcctcagtaatcctaagtcgcgccatgtcctgtctgatcacctctccccaatacttcttaggtcgccctctacctctccgcgtgcccactacagccagtcgctcacacctcctcaccggtgcatcagtgctcctcctctgaatgtgcccgaaccatctgagtcttacttcccgcatcttgtcctccatgggggccacacccaccttctctcgaatatcttcattcctaatcttatccatccttgtatgcccgcacatccacctcaacatcctcatctctgctactttcatcttctggatgtgtgagttctttaccggccaacattcagttccatataacatggcaggcctaaccactgctctataaaacttaccttttagtaacggtggcactttcttgtcacacaagactcccgacgctaacctccacttcatccaccccacccctatacggtgtgtgacatcctcgtcaatctccccgatcccctgaataaccgatccaaggtacttgaaactacccctcttgggaatgacttgagagtcaagcctcacttcaactcccgcttccgtcggctcaactccaaatttgcactcgaggtattccgtcttcgtcctgctcaacttgaaacctttagactcaagagcatgtctccaaatctctagcctctcgttgacgccgcctcgtgtctcgtcaattagaataatgtcatcagcaaatagcatgcaccatggcacctccccttgaatatgatgagtcagtgcatccatcaccagggcaaataggaatgggctgagcgcagacccttggtgcaaccccgtaataactggaaagtgttcagagtcgcctcctactgtcctaacccgagtcttagctccagcatacatgtctttaatcaccctaatatagttaacCGGGACCGCTTTATCCTCTAAGAAGCTctataagaccttcctaggaaccctatcgtacgctttctccagatcaataaacaccatgtggagatccttcttcctatccctgtactgttccaccatcctcctaataaggtggatagcttctatggtagatcgccccggcatgaacccgaactggttgtctgaaatagacaccgtccttcgcactctcatttctaccactctctcccaaactttcatggtatgacttagtaatttgatgcccctatagttgttacagctctggacatcacctttgttcttatacaacgggaccattgtactccacctccactcttcaggcatcctattagtcttgaatataacactaaacaatgcagtaagccattccaagcctgctctacccacacacctccacagttcaaccggaatttcgtctggcccggtagctctgccccttctcatcttacgcattgcctccatgacttcatcgatctcaatgtccctacaattacttaattcatggtgactgtcggcattcctcaattccccaagtataatatcctaaTTCCCTTCTTCACttaaaagtttatgaaagtaggtctgccacctcctcttaatctggtcatctcccatcaaaactttgccttcatcatcttttatgcacctcacttggtctaGGTCctgagttgtcctctctctcgtcTTAGcaagtcggaataacttcttctccccacctttgttccttagttcctcattcagacgagcaaaagctatcgtcttagcctccgtcactgccatcttcgcctccttcctagctaccttatacctttgattgttctctctcttctcctcctcgtcagtgctccctactaaccgcaggtaagccgccttctttgcttccactttaccttggacaactgcattccaccaccaatctcctttgtggccaccattgtggcccgtagatatccctaacacctctctcgccgtctttcttatacagtccgtcgtcttcgaccacattgtgtttgcgtccccactacttctccaagctctcattgccgataaccttccttccaactccttagctttatccttagttaaggcgccccacctaatcctggggcgtccttatactgacctcttcttcttccttatcctaatacaaatgtccatcaccaaaagcctatgatGCGTTGAGAAgatctcacctgggataaccttgcagtcctcgcacaaccttctgtcgcatctcctgaggaggagatagtcaatctgagtcttcgccaccaaactttggtaagtaaccaaatgttcatcccggttcgtaaaactcgagttcgcaatgactagatcgaaagccttggaaAAGTCCAATAGcgaaatgccccctccgttccgctccccgaaaccaaagccgccatgcacctcagtgtacccagctgcagatgacccaatatgaccattgaaatctcctcctatgaataacctctcagaaggtggtatactacgaacaatctcatccaacccctcccaaaagcgcctcttaatatcctcatccaagcctgtttgcggtgcgtacgcgctaacgacatttaaagtaccctcacccaccaccaacttaatagtggttagtctatcattcacccgtctgacctctaccacggacaCTCTAAGATGgatatctaccaggatacccactccattcttacccctcaggacaccagagtaccacaacttatacccatccacgtttttcgctctcgatccgacccacctagtctcctggacacacgctatattaatcttcctcttctgcaaaattttcgccaactctatggatttactcgttagtgaacctatgttccatgacccgattctcaacctatagacTCCCTTGCCCCATCTACCTCCCCTGCTACTCGACCCACCCCCTGGCCCCaaccccacactctgccccacccgaggacatgcccttattctatcatcccagactgcagccactacacctacaacaatctagagaagactcgTTAGTGCACAACGAAcaacaaatcaaactagaaggaaacaagtggtaactagtatcctagttgaaaggtttaactattgcgaagtaaagtaacagtaatttagctaacaccaaaagggaaacagtaaaacaggaggtaccagCTCCTGATAACAAAACCTATGGCTGATTTGCTGTACTCGATGTAGTTGTACACTCACGCACCACTTCCCACTGCCCTTTGCTAACACTcgcccaggttgctctcctttgcttgtatccaatactccgagaattcctgaaaacacagaaaataccacgacccaaaacCAGAAGGAGCTATCACCACTACCACTGGTATAGCCCCAACAATATAAAATGTaccaagaaaggagaagaagaaaacgataATATAAGGGGGTGGGGGCAGATTTGGGACGCAAAAGGACAAAACCAATAAACCTACAAGGAATgttaaaaataaaagaacaaaacaaaaggagaaacaacaatgtaCGACTAGACTGTGGAGTAGAGAAAAAAAGGTAAAATCTAACAAGAAAAGAGAAACAGTAAAATCAAACTATCAGTGCAAGGCAAAACCCCAAGATCGAAAAAAACACAGTAAAAAAATAGCTAGATCTAACAAAACCGTAAAAGCTAAACTAACACATAAACAGTAAAATCATACACCTCAAAACCGCCGCCGGGATACCAACCACCACGGTGCCCCCTAAAGCAATTTTCTCAAACTGAAGAAAGTGAGGGAAAATAAACGGTAGAAAAGCACCGTAAATAAACATATGAATAACGATAAAGCACACACAAAAAAATTAATATCATGAACCGTAAATAAGCAGatcaaaaacaaaaaatagaccaaaaaatGATCAGATATTAGAGAAAAGCACCGGCTAACATGAACCACGACTATCCACCTGAAAAATTACAACAGAATCACGAAAACCAAATGGGGGAAGGGGGGTTGTCACCACCGAACCTCGTAACCCACTAACCTGATTTCGAAGTAATTTATAAAAATGAATAATTTCCAAAGGTATAAAAGGGCAGCCCGATGCACTAAGtttccgctatgcgcggggtccaggGAAGGGATGGACCACAAGAGTCCACagtacgcaaccttaccctgcattcctgcaagagactgtttccacggctcgaacccgtgacttcCCGATTACATGATACCAATTTTACtaattacgccaaggctcccttcCAATTTCCGAAGGTATGTTAGTCAAAAATGAGTCAGATGCAAATatgctctctttttttcttcttttaatggGCGAGTCTTTTTGACGATAATGGCCAAAAAAGAATCTTGCTACAAATGTAATCCACCTACCATGATATTCAGAAAACGTTTTCCTATAAACTGATAAAAGCTAAACAGAGTTTTTACTAATTACaaaagcaataactctacccttctgcatcaaacactggagttgtgatcaagatagtcttgagcttctgaaagctcttatCACACTCATCCGATCACATGAAGGAACACCCttttaagtcaacttggtcaaaggcgatgccaTAAATGAGAGTCACTAACGACTTTTGAAAAGACGATAGTTACTTGTTACACTTCTTGAATTACTAACGTGAAAAGGATTGGCATTGTCGCATTGACTGAATTATTGCAATACAGTGAAAAAAATAATGGAGTTCCATTTTTTGCAATGCTGCAGGAAAAAAACTAGCTGAATTTTTCAATCCAAAATGGGAAAATCCCAGCTCATACACAATAATTCCTCACATTTCTCCATTGATATCATTTTCTACATTTATTACTTGAGAAAATGCTCTCTGACAATCTAAAAATTTATGTAATCACTATTCAGATTACAAAAATCTTTACTTGTCCACAAGGTTTTAATTTTCTAGCCTAGTTACAAGGTTAAGgtaaactttgaaaaaaaagaagaaaaaaaaaaagcaattttGTTCtatagagaaaaaaaagagggtaAGATGGATGATGCTAAGAAGATGGAGAAGGGCTTCTTCAAGTTATTCTACCCAGAGAACAGCTCCCAGAAGCTGGTAACTATAATTCCCTCTCATCGTTTTTTTTCTCCTGCTATTTTCAAGTATTTGGTCAAGGGTTTTTGCCACTCTTTTTCAGAAatctttttgttttctaattttttttattggAGATGTAGGCCGTGAATAGGGGAACGTGAAGTAAAAAGAGTAAAAAGACGTATTCAGGATTTGAACCGTATGATTTCAGCTTATCGCCGATTTGAGTTATTGGGTTAGagatctattatttattatactTATTTAGTAAGTTTTGTAATAAATATACATGATTGGAGCGTAAACTATTGAGTTCGGACAAACCCATAGCTTACACGATAGATCCGCCTTTATGAATAAGATATAAATCAGCATTAAATACGGATAAAGTTATAAAGCTGTAACTTTAGTATCACTTATTATATTTTTCTTAACGCTGAGTTAATTTTAGAGTATTTTTTATAGTTAAACCAGTTCAGTGCATAACCCCTTTCCTAAATCAACATTTTGGAGTTTAACCATAGTATATGATTGGACTACGTAATAGATGTCACAGATTTGCAATGTTACATTAAACTCGGTCCTTAAATGTCATAAGTTGCTGATTGCAATAGCAAATGACAAGGGAAGTTACTTTGGGAAAATGACAATGTATagtcgctctcaaaataataatatatatattatgtatgtTATTATACTTTTCGGTCatcgaatataaataatttctggttcgagctaaaagtgaaaaacaaaaacaagttaCTTTGCAGTAAAACTACAGAGTGCCCCTGATTTAATTTGTTATTTAGTAAAACCAAGTTACTTTGCAGTTACttgatttataacctcaaaattTTCAAACTTGAGTTTACTTGAAATATTTTTCCGCCTGATATTGGCTGCTTTTATGTATGATAAATATGGACAATCTGATTTTAAGAATTTGATAATCTGTACTTTTCGTAAAAATGAACCTTTTTTGTTTTCATACAGAAAATCCCCACGGCTTTTACAGAGTATAAGAATGGTAAGCTACCTAAAAGGGTTTCACTTAGGGATAGATTTGGGAATGTATGGCCAATTGGAATGGCGAAAAAAGGCAGATACCTTTATTTCCAAGATGGATGGGTGAAATTCATTGAGGACAACAGTTTGGAGTTTggagattttttgatttttgactaTGATGGGAATGGTGTATTTGATTTCAAATTACTTGGAAAAACTGCATGTGAAAAGAAAGGAGCTGGAGTCGCTGTGAAAGTGGAGGAGGAAGAAATGATCAATATTGCACATCAAAAGAGTGAAGGGCAAAAAGGGAAGAAACATTTGGCCAGTGATAGCAGTAGTTCTAGTTCTTCTTTTGATGGCGATGAGGATGAGGAGTacatggaagaagaagaagaagacgaggaCGAGGaatatgaagaagaagaagaagaaacaaaagaaaaggcaataGTAATATGCAAGAAAAAGGCGCCATGTTCAAAAGGTAGTTACGTGGAAGAGGAAAAAGATGACGATGAGGAGGCAGAGGAATCTGtcgagaaggaggaggaggaggaagaagaagaagaaaagaatgaaaaggcaAAAATGTTCAAGAAAAAGGCCCCATGTTCAAAAGGTAGACACAATTAAAGACCCTCtacaattcctctttttcattttaaTGCATTTCAATTCTTTACTTATTAGTACATTATTAGAGTTTAAGTTATTTGCATTGACATTATAAAACGAACAGTAAAATAACATCGAATTTTATACTAGTGGATTATTTTCATAATCTCGGTAATTGAACAGGCCTAATGATACTTTGGCATGTATTAaaagttttctttctttcttaaactctaTTTTCAAACAAATGTAGCCGTATAAAAATAAAATGCAGGGATTATCTCTAAGTATTCATGAATAACCTGTTGTCCTTGACTGTAGCACCACACTCTTTAAACAGAGTCTCACATCGACAAAACACAAGAGAGATGCTgagtatataagttaacaagccttagaccctaATGATGCGTTTTAATCCCGTGAAAGCCTAGGCccagagcggacaatatcactaacGGGCTGATCTGTTACAGATGGTATTAGAGTCACTCTCCATGTGGTGGGATGTAACACCCCCACTCTTTAGACAGAGTCTCACATCAACAAAACACAAGAGAGATGCTGgatatataagttaacaagccttagaccgTCCTAAATATTCTAGCGGTTACATTGACATTTCTGTTTGTGAACCTGACCAATTAGCTTTCTTGATTTAGGTGTATTCAAAAGAGCCACTACTATCAAGAAGAGGGATGTCCCTGATCAATATGGTGCAGAGATTTTCAGAAGTGGACGTGCGACTCAGCCTAAAAATCCTTACTTTGTTGCGAAAATACGAGCAAAAAGAAGAGATCAACTGGTAATTAAAAGCCTTACAACTGTACCAGTGAACAATTCTATAGTTCAACCTTATAGCATTCTCATTAAACAAGTCTTTGTTCCAAATTGCAGTACGTCCCAGTTGATGTGGTGAGAGACTACAATCTTGAACTCCCTCCAAAAATGTTCTTTCGCGATTCTGAGGGCAGAAAATTTGAAACAGAGGTTAATATTTGGAAGGATGGTAGGATATGGCTCAAAAAAGGATGGCGCAAAATATGTAGATGGAATCTTGTTGAAAAAGAAGACAGGTGCATTTGTGAGTTTATGAGAGGAAAATCCAATGAAATCCTTTATTTACAGGTTACTGTTGTCAAAGCAGGAGGAGTTTCCCATCCCAGCAAATAGCAATTCTAGTTTGCATGGCCTTACTTGAGTACTGttatttattgactagttttgaagACCTCTTTACTAGTTTGTTAAGTACTGCATTCTGTTGACAAAATTTGAAGACTGTGCTTGTCTGTATTAATAGCTTTGGCTTTTAAGCCAGTTGACTGGTATTAAGACTAAATTCTTGTTGATTTAAATTGGGATATTCAATTATTATCTGGTTTACTTATGTTGGAAATGCTCATGTGGCCAAAGTTTGGCCAAAATGCTTATATTGTTTGTGAGTTGTTTTGTTCATCACATCATTCTTCAGCTTTTGAGAAATATTCCATGAAGATTTTGCTTTGGAATGTTAGAGTAATTTCACTTAACCCCCTTAACTTTTTAGGTTTAGGAAATAATACCATTTTACGCTTTAAATGGGATAATGAACCTCCTTAAGAATGAGCTGATCATTACAagtattttcgaaattttcaagAATGACCTTATGATAGACTATATTACGTTTTCCTCAATAACGAAAAAATTACCCAACAAATAAAAATGAGTAAATTTTCATCTAACTACCAAAATATTTTTGGGGGAAGTACCTGAATAGTCATTCTTAGGGCTGCTATTTAGAGATTAGTCGGTACTTATTTTGTCctgaaaatttgaacaaaaatctACTTTCCGTCCTGAAAAGCTGAAATTTAGAACACGTTGGTTAATTCCTAAATAGCAGCCCTCTAGAATGACTATCTGCTATCATTTTTACAATATTTTGAGGTCAGAAAGCTTTACGTTATTCATCTTTTACATGAAACAAAAGACTCCTGTGAATTAACATTTTCAGGTAATTGTCGAAATTTTGAAATTGGTACAAACTAAGGAGAAATGTATTCATAAGCTAGGAAAAGAACATTAACCAATCAAATACTATCCAATTTTTCTGTAATCTGAACTATACTTTATGTAATTTctttaaaaggaaaagaaaggacAAATAAGTCAATTATGCTGCTTCTTTATCTAAATTAGGACAAAAGGTCCATACCCCACCAAATTTCCTGGCCAGTATTACAAGTTCATGAGCTATAAGATACCTCATCCATTTTTCCTTGTCAGCCAACCATCTCAACACCCCCCTTATCCATTGCTCTCATATTCACCTCACAAAAAACAATATCCAATGTTCACCCTTTTATTATCTCTCTACTTTGGCAAACTTAGAGCACTCCACAAACCATCACAACCAGGTAAAACCTCAATCTTTAGTTCTTCCTTTTCCAAGATTTTGTATAAACTTTGTTAACAACTTCACTTGTTTTTGTATAGGTTGGGGGTCAGAAAACAATGGCAACAATGACAACATTCTCTGCAGCAACAGTAAGTTCACCAGCCATTCTAGGTACAAGGATGTCTTCCCAGAAAAGAACCAAAGTGAACTACATTAATGGATTGAACTCATTTGGAGGACTAAAGGCAAATAACAATGTTGCCTCATTAGGCCTCCCTATGTGCACTGAGCAATCTTTTGCAAAGATTGTTAGCTCATTGAAAACCCCATCACAAGCTAAAGGTGGAGCTTTGTCTTCAACCTGCAGTGTTGCTGGTGAGATTTTCAGGATTGCTTCCATTATCCCTGGCTTGGTTCTCGTTGGAGTTGCTGTTGGTTTTGTCCTCCTCCGGATTGAATCTACTGTAGAGGAAGCTGATTGAAACTTTGGTCTGTTTAACAATTACTTTTTCCTGCATCAAGATTCACTCTCTGTTTTATCTGTTTAATTCTCTGTTTTGATGTAGAATTTGATTTGTTTTGGAAATATATATAAGTTAAACTAATAAACTATGGGTTCCCTCTAGAAACTTTGACCCTCTTAATGTACAATCATCTTCTTTTTAAGTGTTATCTATTTTGTCTGACAAGGCTTTACCTATGGTGCTCTGGACAATATTCAGAATACCATATATCTTGCTAGCTAACTCATTATAAGAATGGAATTGAATTCCTTGTTATGGGATGAAACTCTACTCTTCCTTTAAGATTGAGGAAGATTGGGCAAAATCATTTTTAAAAGTTCACCAATTTCAAGTTGGTGGGGTTTTTTAGTTTTGGTTGCCTTTGTCCCAAAAATAATGCAGTAATGCTAGTTCCAGCAAGGTAACAAGTTATTCTAGTAAACAACTTGTATCAGTACACATACTTCTTAAAAGACTAGTAAACTTGCTCTATGATGAGAATAACCACTGTTTCAGAAGAAAAATATAAAGCATACTTCTAAGCTACACTTTTAAGAAGCTTCCATCTTTTATGCCAAAAGATAGATACTCTTTGTCGCCGACTGCTAGCTTCTTCTTCCACAGTTAAAGGAAGCCATACATACCTAGACTCACTCAAGTCGTCTGGATTCCATCGATCAGCCATGAAAATAAACGAACCAGGAGAAATGGGGGAGTACATATGTGCTCTGAGCAAAGAATGTAGTGACTTGAAAAACTTTGTTTGCACCAATACAAGGGTTGCCTATAGTCACCCATGGTCCCATAATTGATTCAGCCACGTGAGCCAGTGCCTCATTTGGTGCCCAGCCACTGCACCCTGATGTGATCATGTAGTAAGTTCCTTTGTGCTTGAACAAAGCCGGAGACTCCCTATACTGTCCCACAAGAACCCTTGACATAACATTAGTAACATCAACGCAATCTTGATCAAGAAGACCAATATGAAGCTCCCTGTTATGCGCAGAGGAGTAGATAACATATGCCTTTCCATCATCATCTTTGAACAAAGTCATATCCCTGCTTTCAAAACCATGAGGCCTTTTACTATATAGATATCGAAAAGGACCAGTAGGGGAATTGTTTATAGCAATGCCAACAGAGGCTTTGGTATAGCTAGCATCATCAATATGCATCCACATTACATATTTACCTGTCTTCTCATTGTATATCACTTTAGGCCTCTCTAATACCTTAGACTTGTGAAGGTCATGAGTCTCATCCTTTTCCTCCGCGGCTAATACAATACCCTCATTCTTCCAAGTCCATAAATCTTTAGAAGAGTAGCAGCCAACACCAATTATGTCTACTCGAGCTACATTCTTCTGGGGAGCTCGATAAGTGGGACCATCTTTATACTCACCATACCAATAGTACATTCTTGATCTTTCGTCATAAAGAATTCCACCACCATGAGCTTGAA
Proteins encoded in this window:
- the LOC104220212 gene encoding B3 domain-containing protein At5g60140-like, whose product is MDDAKKMEKGFFKLFYPENSSQKLKIPTAFTEYKNGKLPKRVSLRDRFGNVWPIGMAKKGRYLYFQDGWVKFIEDNSLEFGDFLIFDYDGNGVFDFKLLGKTACEKKGAGVAVKVEEEEMINIAHQKSEGQKGKKHLASDSSSSSSSFDGDEDEEYMEEEEEDEDEEYEEEEEETKEKAIVICKKKAPCSKGSYVEEEKDDDEEAEESVEKEEEEEEEEEKNEKAKMFKKKAPCSKGVFKRATTIKKRDVPDQYGAEIFRSGRATQPKNPYFVAKIRAKRRDQLYVPVDVVRDYNLELPPKMFFRDSEGRKFETEVNIWKDGRIWLKKGWRKICRWNLVEKEDRCICEFMRGKSNEILYLQVTVVKAGGVSHPSK
- the LOC104220206 gene encoding uncharacterized protein — encoded protein: MATMTTFSAATVSSPAILGTRMSSQKRTKVNYINGLNSFGGLKANNNVASLGLPMCTEQSFAKIVSSLKTPSQAKGGALSSTCSVAGEIFRIASIIPGLVLVGVAVGFVLLRIESTVEEAD